Proteins from one Geomonas agri genomic window:
- a CDS encoding penicillin-binding protein 1A — MFKKLFSPVLLGILLALTCAVSAHASIATYPELPTGYTSIRVFDGQQRYVGRILPTQRYWVSIDRIPLFLRKALVATEDSRFYEHGGIDVRGIARALVKDVVKGRLAEGGSTITQQLIKNKFLTGEKSLDRKVKEVQLAMEFEKKYTKDQILEMYFNEIYFGNGAWGIAQAARQYFDKNPEELTEAECAILAGVPKNPGRYNPLGDLAKVSARRSVVLSRMVAVNMITAQQKRAIEAHPATVIKPGQAQGYLELVRKQLEERYGARIVEQGGLDVISAMDVNLQKQAEQVLRDGVKKVNPNLQGALICMDLKTGDVLAAVGGVDNGKGGFNRAFLAKRQPGSSIKPLIFAAALEQGYTPASLLDDTPVAYNKGNGQTWRPHNYEKKSFGELSLRQALAHSNNVITVKLLESLGVNNFVTFAGRLGLTLRTPNDLSLALGTDEVTLNDLVSAYSPLANSGMRSEGRTIIRVYDRSRKSWNETPSQVTPVLSPATAFVTTSMMKDVLTYGTAKGLKNFARQRPAAGKTGTTDDYRDAWFVGYTPQLITGVWVGYDKPKPGGRGFTGGAVSAPIWEKFMRVASAGKPAVDFTKPDGVVTVNIDPTTGQLATPECPTTKEEDFIAGTEPTTYCSKHGGDTMPPVTPAAPAQPGVTAPGEEAPINQPAGDGAEDGADGATGLEGDVLR, encoded by the coding sequence TTGTTCAAGAAGCTCTTCTCCCCGGTTCTCCTCGGTATCCTCCTGGCGCTCACCTGCGCCGTTTCCGCCCACGCCTCCATCGCGACCTATCCTGAACTCCCGACCGGCTACACCTCGATCCGGGTCTTTGACGGGCAGCAGCGTTACGTCGGGCGCATCCTCCCCACCCAGCGTTACTGGGTCTCCATCGATCGCATCCCGCTTTTCCTGCGCAAGGCCCTGGTCGCCACCGAAGACTCTCGCTTCTACGAGCATGGCGGCATCGACGTGCGCGGCATCGCCCGCGCCCTGGTGAAGGACGTGGTCAAGGGGCGCCTCGCCGAGGGGGGCTCCACCATCACCCAGCAGCTGATCAAGAACAAGTTCCTGACCGGCGAGAAGTCGTTGGACCGCAAGGTGAAGGAAGTGCAGCTGGCCATGGAATTCGAGAAGAAGTACACCAAGGACCAGATCCTGGAGATGTACTTCAACGAGATCTACTTCGGCAATGGCGCTTGGGGCATCGCGCAGGCGGCGCGGCAGTACTTCGACAAGAACCCGGAGGAATTGACCGAGGCGGAATGCGCCATCCTGGCCGGCGTACCCAAGAACCCGGGACGCTACAATCCGTTGGGTGACTTGGCCAAGGTAAGCGCGCGTCGCAGTGTCGTGCTCTCCCGCATGGTCGCGGTCAACATGATCACGGCACAGCAGAAAAGGGCCATCGAGGCGCATCCCGCCACCGTGATCAAGCCGGGGCAGGCGCAGGGGTATCTCGAACTGGTGCGCAAACAGCTAGAGGAGCGCTACGGCGCGCGCATCGTGGAGCAGGGCGGGCTGGACGTGATCTCGGCCATGGACGTGAACCTGCAGAAGCAGGCGGAACAGGTGCTGCGCGACGGGGTCAAGAAGGTGAACCCGAACCTGCAGGGGGCACTTATCTGCATGGATCTGAAGACCGGCGACGTGCTGGCCGCGGTGGGGGGCGTGGATAACGGCAAGGGGGGCTTCAACCGCGCCTTCTTGGCCAAGCGTCAGCCCGGCTCCTCCATCAAGCCGCTCATCTTTGCGGCCGCGCTGGAGCAGGGGTACACCCCGGCGAGCCTTTTGGACGACACCCCGGTTGCCTACAACAAGGGGAACGGCCAGACCTGGCGACCGCACAACTACGAGAAGAAGAGCTTCGGTGAGCTGTCGCTGCGGCAGGCGCTGGCGCACTCCAACAACGTGATCACGGTGAAGCTCCTCGAATCGCTCGGCGTGAACAACTTCGTCACCTTCGCCGGGCGCCTCGGGCTTACCCTGCGCACCCCCAACGACCTCTCGCTTGCCCTCGGCACCGACGAGGTCACCCTGAACGACCTAGTCTCCGCCTACTCGCCTTTGGCCAACAGCGGCATGCGCAGCGAGGGGCGCACCATCATCCGGGTCTACGACCGCAGCCGCAAGAGCTGGAACGAGACCCCGTCCCAGGTGACGCCGGTGCTCTCTCCGGCCACCGCCTTCGTCACCACCTCTATGATGAAGGACGTGCTGACCTACGGGACGGCCAAGGGGCTCAAGAATTTTGCCCGTCAGCGCCCCGCTGCCGGCAAGACCGGCACCACCGACGACTACCGCGACGCCTGGTTCGTGGGGTACACCCCGCAGCTGATCACGGGGGTCTGGGTGGGCTATGACAAGCCCAAGCCGGGTGGCAGGGGCTTCACCGGCGGCGCCGTTTCCGCGCCGATCTGGGAAAAGTTCATGCGGGTCGCCAGCGCCGGGAAGCCGGCGGTCGACTTCACGAAGCCCGACGGTGTAGTCACGGTCAACATCGACCCCACCACTGGCCAACTCGCCACTCCGGAGTGCCCAACTACCAAGGAAGAGGACTTCATCGCCGGGACCGAGCCGACCACGTACTGCTCCAAGCATGGCGGCGACACCATGCCGCCGGTCACGCCGGCCGCGCCGGCCCAGCCGGGTGTCACCGCTCCGGGGGAAGAGGCTCCGATCAACCAACCTGCCGGGGACGGCGCAGAGGACGGTGCTGACGGTGCTACCGGTCTTGAGGGGGATGTACTGCGCTAG
- a CDS encoding phospholipase D-like domain-containing protein — MIRTLARCMAGLVAMGFLAARPVPALGAPAQATLLSDSAYSGALQKRIRGAKRRIICAFYLFKATGRRGNLPAQVAQDLAQARGRGVDVTVILEGEDSVGSDNRAAAGYLARQGVRVIFPRGRRTTHAKAVVIDDRYVMIGSHNLSHAALTRNRELSVLLDAPELAAQVTRYLEGVR, encoded by the coding sequence GTGATCAGGACGCTCGCCCGGTGCATGGCGGGGCTTGTGGCCATGGGGTTCCTGGCCGCCCGTCCCGTGCCGGCCCTGGGTGCCCCCGCACAGGCGACGCTCTTGTCAGACAGTGCCTATTCCGGCGCGCTCCAGAAGCGGATACGCGGGGCCAAAAGGCGCATCATCTGCGCCTTTTACCTTTTCAAGGCGACCGGGCGCAGGGGGAACCTGCCCGCGCAGGTTGCGCAGGACCTGGCCCAGGCCAGGGGGCGCGGGGTGGATGTCACCGTGATCCTCGAAGGTGAAGATTCGGTGGGGAGCGATAACCGCGCCGCCGCCGGTTACCTGGCGCGCCAAGGGGTGCGGGTGATCTTCCCGCGCGGAAGGCGCACCACCCACGCCAAGGCGGTGGTCATCGACGACCGCTACGTCATGATCGGCAGCCACAACCTCTCCCACGCGGCGCTGACCCGGAACCGGGAGCTTTCGGTGCTGCTGGATGCGCCGGAGCTGGCGGCGCAGGTGACCAGGTACCTCGAGGGGGTCCGGTAA
- the dnaJ gene encoding molecular chaperone DnaJ, translating to MANGDKQDYYELLEVNKNASETEIKKAYRRLAIKYHPDKNPGDKSAEDKFKEVSEAYEVLSDPEKRARYDQFGHAGVGGGGFNGSPFGGFSGSPFGDIFGDIFGEVFGGRQKSSRGKRGDDLQYNLEINFEEAAFGVEKKIDIPYAKRCETCGGSGAKAGTQPKTCPTCQGAGQMRFQQGFFSVSKTCSHCNGEGRVVEHPCASCRGTGTVRDKKTISVKVPAGVETGIRLKLSGEGGQGIKGGGNGDLYVALTVREHSIFRREDNDVLCEIPISFTQAALGCEIEVPTLDGRVNMKIPEGTQSGAVFRMRGKGVPALQGYGRGDHLVIAKVETPINLNKQQRELLEELARISGEDVNPMRRNFFAKVMDIFT from the coding sequence TTGGCAAACGGCGACAAACAGGATTACTACGAACTGCTCGAGGTGAACAAGAACGCCTCCGAAACCGAAATCAAGAAGGCGTACCGGCGTCTGGCCATCAAATACCACCCGGACAAGAACCCTGGCGACAAGAGCGCCGAGGACAAGTTCAAAGAGGTCTCCGAGGCCTACGAGGTGCTTTCCGACCCCGAGAAGCGCGCGCGCTACGACCAGTTCGGCCACGCCGGCGTGGGAGGCGGTGGCTTCAACGGCTCTCCCTTCGGCGGTTTCAGCGGCTCCCCCTTCGGGGACATTTTCGGCGACATCTTCGGCGAGGTCTTCGGCGGGCGCCAGAAGAGCTCGCGCGGCAAGCGCGGCGACGACCTGCAGTACAACCTGGAGATCAACTTCGAGGAAGCTGCCTTCGGGGTCGAGAAGAAGATCGACATCCCCTACGCCAAGCGCTGCGAGACCTGTGGCGGTTCCGGCGCCAAGGCCGGCACCCAGCCCAAGACCTGCCCCACCTGTCAGGGCGCGGGGCAGATGCGTTTTCAGCAGGGCTTCTTCAGCGTTTCCAAGACCTGCTCGCACTGCAACGGCGAGGGGCGCGTGGTTGAACATCCCTGCGCGAGCTGCCGCGGCACCGGCACGGTGCGGGACAAGAAGACCATTTCCGTGAAGGTTCCCGCCGGCGTCGAGACCGGCATCCGCCTCAAGCTCTCCGGCGAAGGGGGGCAGGGGATCAAGGGGGGCGGCAACGGCGACCTGTACGTGGCGCTCACCGTGCGCGAGCACTCCATCTTCCGGCGCGAGGATAACGACGTCCTGTGCGAGATCCCCATCAGCTTCACCCAGGCCGCCCTGGGGTGCGAGATCGAGGTGCCCACCCTGGACGGCAGGGTGAACATGAAGATCCCAGAAGGGACCCAGTCCGGCGCCGTCTTCAGGATGCGCGGCAAGGGCGTTCCGGCGCTGCAGGGGTACGGGCGCGGCGACCACCTGGTCATCGCCAAGGTGGAGACCCCGATCAACCTGAACAAGCAGCAGCGTGAACTCCTGGAGGAGCTGGCGCGCATCAGCGGCGAGGACGTGAACCCGATGCGCAGGAACTTCTTCGCCAAGGTGATGGACATCTTCACGTGA
- the dnaK gene encoding molecular chaperone DnaK has product MSRVIGIDLGTTNSCVAVMEGGEPVVIANAEGSRTTPSMIAFAENGERLVGQQAKRQAVTNPENTLYAIKRLIGRKYDTEAVKKDIAISPFKIVKADNADAWVEVRGQKYSPPEISAMVLMKMKKTAEDYLGETVTDAVITVPAYFDDSQRQATKDAGKIAGLNVLRIINEPTAAALAYGLDKKKDEKIAVFDLGGGTFDVSILELGEGVFEVKSTNGDTFLGGEDFDQKIIDYIADEFKKDQGIDLRGDKMALQRLKEAGEKAKCELSTSLETDINLPFITADASGPKHLTMKLTRAKLESICADLIAKLEGPCRTALRDAGLSASDIDEVILVGGMTRMPIVQKKVQDIFGKVPNRGVNPDEVVAIGAAIQGGVLRGDVKDVLLLDVTPLSLGIETLGGVMTKLIDKNSTIPCRKSQVFSTAADNQPAVSIHVLQGEREMASDNKTLGNFELSGIPSAPRGVPQIEVTFDIDANGIVHVSAKDLGTGKEQSIRITASSGLSKEEVEKMVRDAEAHAADDKKKRELIEAKNQGDNLIYSTEKSLNEFGDKIDASEKQKIEEGIAGLKKALEGSDADEIKKASETLMQASHKLAEAVYAKAQAAGAEGAEAHAEPEAGAAKGEKVVDADFEEVKDDKK; this is encoded by the coding sequence ATGAGTAGAGTAATAGGAATAGACCTCGGGACCACCAACTCCTGCGTGGCAGTGATGGAAGGTGGGGAGCCGGTTGTCATAGCGAACGCAGAAGGAAGCCGCACCACCCCTTCCATGATCGCTTTCGCCGAGAACGGCGAGCGGCTGGTGGGCCAGCAGGCCAAGCGCCAGGCGGTCACTAACCCCGAGAACACCCTGTACGCCATCAAGCGCCTGATCGGGCGCAAGTACGATACCGAGGCGGTCAAGAAGGACATCGCCATCTCCCCGTTCAAGATCGTCAAGGCCGATAACGCCGACGCGTGGGTCGAGGTGCGCGGTCAGAAATACTCTCCGCCCGAGATTTCGGCCATGGTGCTGATGAAGATGAAAAAGACCGCCGAGGATTACCTTGGTGAGACCGTCACCGACGCGGTCATCACCGTCCCGGCGTACTTCGACGACTCCCAGCGCCAGGCAACCAAGGACGCCGGCAAGATCGCGGGCCTCAACGTCCTGCGCATCATCAACGAGCCGACCGCCGCGGCGCTCGCCTACGGCCTGGACAAGAAGAAGGATGAGAAGATCGCCGTGTTCGACCTGGGCGGCGGCACCTTTGACGTTTCCATCCTGGAACTGGGCGAAGGCGTGTTCGAGGTGAAGTCCACCAACGGCGACACCTTCCTGGGCGGTGAGGACTTCGACCAGAAGATCATCGACTACATCGCCGACGAGTTCAAGAAGGACCAGGGCATCGACCTCAGGGGCGACAAGATGGCGCTGCAGAGGCTCAAAGAGGCGGGCGAGAAGGCGAAATGCGAGCTTTCCACCTCGCTCGAGACCGACATCAACCTGCCGTTCATCACCGCCGACGCTTCCGGTCCCAAGCATCTGACCATGAAGCTGACCCGCGCCAAGCTCGAGTCCATCTGCGCCGACCTGATCGCCAAGCTGGAAGGCCCCTGCCGCACCGCCCTCAGGGACGCAGGCCTCTCCGCTTCCGACATCGACGAGGTCATCCTGGTGGGCGGCATGACCCGCATGCCGATCGTGCAGAAGAAGGTGCAGGATATCTTCGGCAAGGTCCCCAACCGCGGCGTCAACCCGGACGAGGTGGTCGCCATCGGCGCTGCCATCCAGGGTGGCGTTCTGCGCGGCGACGTCAAAGACGTGCTGCTCCTCGACGTCACCCCGCTCTCCCTGGGCATCGAGACTCTGGGCGGCGTGATGACCAAGCTGATCGACAAGAACTCCACCATACCGTGCCGCAAGAGCCAGGTGTTCTCCACCGCGGCCGACAACCAGCCGGCGGTTTCCATCCACGTCCTGCAGGGCGAGCGCGAGATGGCGTCCGACAACAAGACCCTGGGCAACTTCGAGTTGTCCGGGATCCCGTCCGCACCGCGCGGGGTGCCGCAGATCGAGGTCACCTTCGACATAGACGCCAACGGCATCGTCCACGTCTCCGCCAAAGACCTCGGCACCGGCAAGGAGCAGTCCATCCGTATCACCGCCTCCTCCGGCCTTTCCAAGGAGGAAGTCGAGAAGATGGTGCGCGACGCCGAGGCCCACGCCGCGGACGACAAGAAGAAGCGTGAGCTGATCGAAGCCAAGAACCAGGGCGACAACCTGATCTACTCCACCGAGAAGTCCCTGAACGAGTTCGGCGACAAGATCGACGCTTCCGAGAAGCAGAAGATCGAGGAAGGGATCGCCGGCCTTAAGAAAGCCCTTGAAGGAAGCGACGCCGACGAGATCAAGAAGGCGAGCGAGACCCTGATGCAGGCGTCCCACAAGCTGGCCGAGGCGGTTTACGCCAAGGCACAGGCCGCCGGCGCCGAGGGTGCCGAGGCGCACGCCGAGCCGGAAGCCGGCGCAGCCAAGGGCGAGAAGGTCGTCGACGCAGACTTCGAGGAAGTGAAGGACGACAAGAAATAA
- the grpE gene encoding nucleotide exchange factor GrpE, which produces MDKKKHDAHQHDKKAEAAQDNVELVQPLSDADRIKELEEALAAKGLESASNWDKYLRERADLENYRKRVQKEKEEILKYGNEQIIMELLPSVDNLERAIDHASQDDPIIEGVKLTLNMLLSTLKKFGVTPVETPAGTPFDPAFHQAMTQVPSEEQEPNTIVNVFQKGYMLNDRLLRPAMVTVAVKPAA; this is translated from the coding sequence ATGGACAAGAAAAAACACGATGCGCACCAGCACGACAAAAAGGCAGAGGCGGCACAGGACAACGTGGAACTCGTCCAGCCGCTGTCGGATGCGGATCGGATCAAGGAACTCGAAGAGGCCCTGGCCGCCAAGGGGCTTGAGTCGGCGAGCAACTGGGACAAGTACCTGCGCGAGCGGGCTGACCTGGAGAACTATCGCAAGCGGGTGCAGAAGGAAAAGGAAGAGATCCTGAAGTACGGCAACGAGCAGATCATCATGGAACTGCTCCCCTCGGTGGACAACCTGGAGCGCGCCATAGATCACGCCAGTCAGGACGACCCCATCATCGAGGGGGTCAAGCTCACCCTGAACATGCTCCTTTCCACCCTGAAGAAGTTCGGTGTTACCCCGGTGGAGACCCCGGCCGGAACTCCGTTCGATCCCGCCTTCCACCAGGCCATGACACAGGTGCCGAGTGAGGAGCAGGAGCCCAATACCATCGTCAACGTATTCCAGAAGGGGTACATGCTGAACGACCGGTTGCTCCGCCCCGCCATGGTTACCGTCGCCGTTAAGCCTGCGGCTTAG
- the hrcA gene encoding heat-inducible transcriptional repressor HrcA, which translates to MEEQLSERGKRILEAVIEDYIATAEPVGSRTITRSHALALSPATVRNVMADLEEMGLLASPHTSAGRIPTDKAYRLYVNSILEAKQNLMPGKRDEIRRRCRMAGKDPAEMLKEASRLLSTTSSYMGVVMAPRMAANVFHQMEFVKLSSHRILAILVSQNGTVQNRLLETEEEIPQEDLVRMANYLNGMLQGLTIAQVRERLLAEMQSEKVRYDSLMARALALSEQTIRTDSTEIFLEGQANILDQPEFSDAARMREIFRAFEKKSLLLDLLDRSMQAEGVQIFIGSESPLLKMEGMSLVTSTYLTGKDTVGVLGVIGPTRMGYGRVIPIVDYTAKLISRLLESE; encoded by the coding sequence ATGGAAGAGCAACTTTCTGAACGCGGTAAAAGGATCCTCGAAGCGGTTATCGAGGACTACATAGCGACTGCCGAACCGGTGGGGAGCAGGACCATCACGCGCAGCCATGCGCTGGCGCTTTCGCCGGCCACGGTGCGCAACGTCATGGCCGACCTGGAGGAGATGGGGCTGCTTGCCTCGCCGCATACCTCCGCCGGTCGCATCCCCACCGACAAGGCCTACCGCCTCTACGTCAATTCGATCCTGGAGGCGAAGCAGAACCTCATGCCCGGCAAGCGTGACGAAATCCGCAGGCGCTGCCGCATGGCGGGCAAGGACCCGGCCGAGATGCTCAAGGAAGCGAGCCGGCTCCTCTCCACCACCTCGAGCTACATGGGGGTGGTGATGGCGCCGCGCATGGCCGCCAACGTCTTCCACCAGATGGAATTCGTCAAGCTGTCCAGCCACCGCATCCTGGCCATCCTGGTGTCGCAGAACGGGACCGTGCAGAACCGGCTCCTGGAAACCGAGGAGGAGATCCCGCAGGAGGACCTGGTCCGCATGGCCAACTACCTGAACGGGATGCTTCAGGGGTTGACCATTGCGCAGGTACGCGAGCGGCTCCTGGCCGAGATGCAGAGCGAGAAGGTGCGCTACGACTCCCTGATGGCGCGGGCGCTCGCGCTTTCCGAGCAGACCATCAGGACCGACAGCACCGAGATCTTCCTGGAGGGGCAGGCGAACATCCTGGACCAGCCGGAATTCTCCGACGCCGCCAGGATGCGCGAGATCTTCCGGGCCTTCGAGAAGAAGAGTCTCCTTCTGGACCTGTTGGACCGCTCCATGCAGGCCGAGGGGGTGCAGATTTTCATTGGCTCGGAATCCCCCCTGCTCAAGATGGAGGGGATGAGCCTGGTTACCTCCACCTACCTGACCGGGAAGGACACGGTCGGGGTGCTGGGGGTCATCGGCCCGACCCGCATGGGTTACGGCCGAGTGATACCGATCGTCGACTATACCGCCAAATTGATAAGCCGCCTGCTCGAAAGCGAGTAG
- the hemW gene encoding radical SAM family heme chaperone HemW — protein sequence MRAGLYIHFPFCLKKCLYCDFNSTAWSGGELDGYVELLLREMELRQEALPEPVQAPTLYLGGGTPSLMAPELVGRLVEQTALRFGLEQGAEVTLEANPGTLTPERLAGYRAAGVNRLSLGIQSFEERLLARLGRVHTVDEALAAFEQARRTGFDNISIDLMHSLPGQTLNDWRAALAQGIALAPEHVSAYALSIEEGTPFESLYQRGELQLPGEEEAARMFEATAEMLTGAGYLHYEISNFGLPGRFSRHNQSYWSRQSYLGFGSGAHSFWNPDGLGRRWNNAADLDGYRAAIAAGTLPERDEVRLSLDDAVAESFFLGLRVLTGLDLAPLKVRFGEQALVGQLAEVERLLGAGLLVADGDRIRLADSSVIIANSIFSRFL from the coding sequence ATGAGAGCCGGCCTCTATATACATTTCCCCTTCTGCCTTAAGAAATGCCTGTACTGCGACTTCAACTCCACCGCCTGGTCCGGCGGCGAGCTGGACGGCTACGTCGAGCTGTTGCTGCGCGAGATGGAGCTGCGCCAGGAGGCCCTTCCCGAGCCGGTGCAGGCGCCCACCCTGTACCTTGGGGGTGGGACGCCGTCGCTCATGGCGCCGGAGCTAGTGGGGCGTCTGGTCGAGCAGACGGCGCTCCGTTTCGGCCTGGAACAGGGGGCGGAGGTGACGCTGGAGGCGAACCCGGGCACGCTCACGCCGGAGCGGTTGGCCGGCTACCGGGCTGCGGGCGTGAACCGCCTGTCGCTCGGCATCCAGTCCTTCGAGGAGCGCTTGCTCGCGCGGCTTGGCCGGGTGCATACGGTGGACGAGGCGCTGGCGGCCTTTGAGCAGGCGCGCCGCACCGGCTTCGACAACATAAGCATCGACCTGATGCACTCCCTCCCCGGGCAGACCCTCAACGACTGGCGCGCCGCGCTGGCCCAAGGCATCGCGCTCGCCCCCGAGCATGTCTCCGCCTATGCGCTCTCCATTGAGGAGGGGACCCCCTTCGAAAGCCTCTACCAGCGCGGGGAACTCCAGCTACCGGGGGAGGAGGAGGCCGCGCGCATGTTCGAAGCGACCGCCGAGATGCTCACCGGGGCCGGCTATCTGCACTACGAGATCTCCAACTTTGGCCTCCCGGGCCGCTTTTCCCGCCACAACCAATCCTACTGGAGCCGGCAGAGCTACCTCGGCTTCGGCTCCGGGGCCCATTCCTTCTGGAACCCCGACGGCCTGGGGCGCCGCTGGAACAACGCCGCCGACCTCGACGGCTACCGCGCTGCCATCGCCGCCGGCACCCTTCCGGAGCGGGACGAGGTGCGGCTCTCACTCGATGATGCTGTCGCCGAGAGCTTTTTTCTCGGGCTGCGCGTCCTCACCGGGCTCGACCTTGCCCCCCTCAAGGTGCGCTTTGGCGAGCAGGCGCTGGTGGGCCAACTTGCAGAAGTGGAGCGGCTCCTTGGCGCCGGCCTCCTGGTCGCCGACGGCGATCGCATCCGCCTCGCCGACAGCTCGGTAATCATCGCCAACAGCATCTTTTCCCGCTTTCTGTAA
- a CDS encoding carbon-nitrogen family hydrolase yields the protein MQKSIKAAALQFNIALGDIDKNLAYVTEKLHQLAKDGVELAVLPEMWSCAFDYRQLNQLALRTPALVEQVVDLSGELGMTIIGSLPEPHGEKVYNTSYVADRGKLVGSYRKMHLFGLMHEDRHLDRGDSVCLLDTSVGKIGVIICYDLRFPELSRRLAVDGAEILVITGEWPKPREEHWRTLIRARAIENQLFVVATNTCGMIGKLDFFGSSLIVNPKGELLAEGGYENCEPTAILDPAEITSWRASINCFQDRRPECY from the coding sequence ATGCAGAAGAGCATCAAAGCCGCCGCGCTGCAGTTCAACATAGCGCTGGGGGACATCGACAAGAACCTCGCGTACGTGACGGAGAAGCTGCACCAGCTCGCCAAGGACGGGGTGGAGCTTGCGGTTCTGCCGGAGATGTGGAGTTGCGCTTTCGACTACCGTCAGCTGAACCAGCTGGCCCTGCGGACCCCGGCCCTGGTGGAGCAGGTAGTGGATCTTTCCGGCGAGCTCGGCATGACAATCATCGGCAGCCTCCCGGAACCCCACGGCGAGAAGGTCTACAACACCTCCTACGTCGCCGACCGCGGCAAGCTGGTCGGTAGCTACCGGAAGATGCACCTCTTCGGCCTGATGCACGAGGACCGGCACCTGGACCGCGGGGACTCGGTCTGCCTGCTCGACACGAGCGTCGGCAAGATCGGCGTCATCATCTGCTACGACCTTCGCTTCCCCGAGCTCTCACGCAGGCTCGCCGTCGACGGCGCTGAGATCCTGGTCATCACCGGCGAGTGGCCCAAGCCGCGCGAAGAGCACTGGCGCACCCTGATCCGCGCCCGCGCCATCGAGAACCAGCTCTTCGTGGTCGCCACCAACACCTGCGGCATGATCGGCAAACTCGACTTCTTCGGTTCGTCCCTGATCGTCAACCCGAAGGGAGAGCTCCTCGCCGAAGGTGGCTACGAGAACTGCGAGCCGACCGCCATTCTCGACCCCGCCGAGATCACCTCCTGGCGCGCAAGCATCAACTGCTTCCAGGACCGGCGCCCGGAGTGCTACTAA
- the tolQ gene encoding protein TolQ, which translates to MGMLASTGLVVKLVLLLLLYFSVVSWGIIFYKLLQVYRANGASERFLEFFWKAKRFDAINSQLDRFEHSPLTVLFQEGYGELRKLQEKVEEKADPNIVSTDLGGIDNIARALRRATTIEITRLEKYLTFLATTGATAPFVGLFGTVWGIMTAFEKIGQSGSASLAVVAPGIAEALIATAIGLVAAIPAVMGYNHFQHKIKVLISEMDSFSTEFLNIVQRNFAGR; encoded by the coding sequence GTGGGCATGCTTGCTTCGACCGGCCTGGTCGTAAAACTGGTACTTTTGCTGTTGCTCTATTTCTCGGTGGTATCCTGGGGCATCATCTTCTACAAGCTGCTGCAGGTGTACCGCGCCAATGGCGCCTCTGAGCGCTTCCTGGAATTCTTCTGGAAAGCAAAGCGCTTCGACGCCATCAACTCGCAACTGGACCGCTTCGAGCACTCCCCCCTCACCGTCTTGTTCCAGGAGGGCTACGGTGAGCTCCGGAAACTGCAGGAAAAGGTCGAGGAGAAGGCTGACCCGAACATCGTCAGTACCGACCTGGGCGGGATCGACAACATCGCCCGCGCCCTGCGCCGCGCCACCACCATCGAGATCACCCGCCTGGAGAAATACCTGACCTTCCTGGCCACCACCGGCGCCACCGCACCGTTCGTCGGCCTCTTCGGCACCGTCTGGGGCATCATGACCGCCTTCGAGAAGATCGGCCAGAGCGGCTCCGCATCCCTGGCAGTCGTAGCCCCGGGCATCGCCGAGGCGCTGATCGCCACCGCCATCGGCTTGGTCGCCGCGATCCCGGCGGTTATGGGCTACAACCACTTCCAGCACAAGATCAAGGTGCTCATCTCCGAGATGGACAGCTTCTCCACCGAATTCCTCAACATCGTACAGCGTAACTTCGCGGGGAGATAA
- the tolR gene encoding protein TolR: MEFGNRDNGDRGTMSQINVTPLVDVMLVLLIIFMVTAPMMQQGVQVNLPKADTKALAPKEDTLVVSVEQSGKTFINSTEVPADQLKDKLTTMLAGREKREVFLKADQAVPYGDVVRVMAQIKGAGVERLGMVTESPQRR, from the coding sequence ATGGAGTTCGGCAACAGGGATAACGGCGATCGCGGCACCATGTCGCAGATAAACGTCACGCCTCTGGTCGACGTCATGCTGGTGCTCTTGATCATCTTCATGGTCACCGCGCCGATGATGCAGCAGGGGGTTCAGGTTAACCTCCCGAAGGCGGACACCAAGGCGCTGGCGCCCAAGGAGGACACCCTGGTGGTCTCCGTGGAGCAGTCTGGCAAGACCTTCATCAACTCGACCGAGGTACCGGCCGACCAACTCAAAGATAAACTGACCACCATGCTGGCCGGCCGCGAGAAGCGCGAGGTATTCCTCAAGGCGGACCAGGCGGTTCCCTACGGCGACGTAGTCCGGGTCATGGCCCAGATCAAGGGAGCCGGTGTGGAGCGCCTGGGCATGGTGACGGAGTCCCCGCAACGCCGATGA